In one Oryza glaberrima chromosome 2, OglaRS2, whole genome shotgun sequence genomic region, the following are encoded:
- the LOC127762589 gene encoding putative ETHYLENE INSENSITIVE 3-like 4 protein produces MPLPTHSASRHVQTSMASRSPTNKQISSEDRVRGARGKRHHHSSDEWSMEHAEEHEHGRGGGERDDAAEPEAEQPELEQEELSDSESVAESIEISDLKKRMWKDQMLLMKLEGGRPGGGGGRGGGGLAAAGAGTSSEGQLEEETPEARCRRKAMLRAQDGVLRHMLKMMEACNARGFVYGVIDEAGEPMSGSSDSLRGWWKDNVSFDRAGPMALIGPAAAGDSPQAGGGGLHRLQDIQDSTLGSVLSALIQHCEPPQRSFPLERGLAPPWWPTGEEPWWGTQGETQAHQGAPPYRKPHDLKKAWKVSLLSAVIKHMSPRFDQMRKLVWQSKRLQQKMSAKESDTWSKVIRQEEALDRRLKTSLHITPLDADGGEEDDSDGLEDVVRGAAAQDKRKREYTRSGSGSSSGNSGGGKFPRGGSGGADHHQLAVMLPELAAAADQEGRSPINELMKLYYSCLQQEEGAADGGEAGGEGCDVAAAALAVPPEVLAGVDEVAQDVLFDLIGSYPEVDDVLHFMDE; encoded by the exons ATGCCTCTCCCAACA CATTCTGCCTCCCGTCATGTACAAACTTCCATGGCCTCGCGGTCGCCGACCAACAAACAGATCAGCTCGGAAGATCGCGTACGTGGTGCTCGCGGCAAGAGGCACCATCATTCCTCCGACGAGTGGAGCATGGAGCACGCGGAGGAGCACGAGcatggccgtggcggcggcgagcgcgacgacgcggcggagcCCGAGGCGGAGCAGCCGGAGCTGGAGCAGGAGGAGCTGAGCGACTCCGAGTCGGTTGCCGAGTCGATCGAGATCTCCGACCTCAAGAAGCGGATGTGGAAGGACCAGATGCTGCTGATGAAGCTCGAGGGTGgtcgccccggcggcggcggcggcaggggcggcggagggttggcggcggcgggggccgggACGTCGTCGGAGggccagctggaggaggagacgccGGAGGCGCGGTGCCGGCGGAAGGCGATGCTCCGGGCGCAGGACGGCGTCCTCCGGCACATGCTCAAGATGATGGAGGCCTGCAACGCGCGCGGGTTCGTGTACGGCGTGAtcgacgaggccggcgagccCATGTCCGGCTCCTCCGACAGCCTCCGCGGGTGGTGGAAGGACAACGTCAGCTTCGACCGCGCGGGCCCCATGGCGCTCatcggccccgccgccgccggcgacagcccccaggcgggcggcggcggcctccaccGGCTGCAGGACATCCAGGACAGCACGCTGGGGTCCGTGCTCTCGGCGCTGATCCAGCACTGCGAGCCGCCGCAGCGCAGCTTCCCGCTGGAGCGCGGGCtggcgccgccgtggtggccgaccggggAGGAGCCGTGGTGGGGCACCCAGGGCGAGACGCAGGCGCACCAGGGCGCGCCGCCGTACCGGAAGCCGCACGACCTCAAGAAGGCGTGGAAGGTCTCCCTCCTCAGCGCCGTCATCAAGCACATGAGCCCCCGCTTCGACCAGATGCGCAAGCTCGTGTGGCAGTCCAAGCGGCTGCAGCAGAAGATGAGCGCCAAGGAGTCCGACACGTGGTCCAAGGTCATCCGCCAGGAGGAGGCCCTCGACCGCCGCCTCAAGACCTCGCTGCACATCACCCcgctcgacgccgacggcggcgaggaggacgacagCGACGGCCTGGAGGACGTGgtgcgcggcgccgcggcgcaggACAAGCGCAAGCGCGAGTACACCAGAAGCGGTAGCGGGAGCAGCAGCGGCAACTCCGGCGGCGGGAAGTTCCCCCGtggggggagcggcggcgccgatcaTCATCAGCTGGCCGTCATGCTAccggagctcgcggcggcggcggatcaggAAGGGCGGAGCCCGATCAACGAGCTGATGAAGCTGTACTACAGCTGCCTGCagcaggaggagggggcggccgacggcggcgaggcgggcggcgaggggtgcgacgtggcggcggcggcgctggccgtTCCGCCGGAGGTGCTGGCCGGCGTGGATGAGGTGGCGCAGGACGTCCTGTTCGACCTCATCGGGAGCTATCCGGAAGTGGACGACGTGTTGCACTTCATGGACGAGTGA